The following proteins come from a genomic window of Pelmatolapia mariae isolate MD_Pm_ZW linkage group LG17, Pm_UMD_F_2, whole genome shotgun sequence:
- the atpaf1 gene encoding ATP synthase mitochondrial F1 complex assembly factor 1 isoform X2: protein MVAGDATSGGFTKNKTLGSILNLEMIKDKTGEEIAELWMKYYSTKDTVSAVIPTQIYEMIFSRSKSCPMFLYALPQKEGYEFFVGQWSRHELHFTSLINVQTLGENAPSQLILYHYPDLKEEKGIVLMTAEMDPKFITVHQAQCLANQVQLFYGTQRRETYRLVEVFNHHPAEFKHMSVIAELEQSGLGPANPSTGS, encoded by the exons ATGGTAGCTGGTGACGCAACATCAGGAGGTTTTACAAAGAATAAG ACTTTGGGCTCCATCCTCAACTTGGAGATGATCAAGGACAAGACAGGCGAGGAGATTGCAGAG ctttGGATGAAGTATTATTCTACCAAGGATACAGTCAGCGCCGTCATCCCA ACACAGATCTATGAGATGATTTTCAGCAGATCAAAGTCCTGCCCAATG TTTCTTTACGCTTTGCCTCAGAAAGAGGGTTACGAGTTCTTTGTGGGTCAGTGGTCCCGACACGAGCTCCACTTCACCTCCCTCATCAACGTCCAG ACGCTGGGTGAGAATGCTCCCAGTCAGCTGATCCTATACCACTACCCAGACCTGAAGGAGGAGAAGGGCATCGTGCTCATGACAGCAGAGATGGATCCCAAGTTCATA ACCGTCCACCAGGCTCAGTGTTTGGCTAACCAGGTGCAGCTCTTCTACGGCACCCAGAGACGGGAGACTTACCGATTGGTGGAGGTATTTAACCATCACCCTGCAGAATTCAAGCACATGTCAGTCATAGCAGAGCTGGAGCAGAGCGGTTTGGGGCCTGCAAACCCTTCCACGGGTTCCTGA
- the rhpn1 gene encoding rhophilin-1 isoform X3, whose protein sequence is MEEPAIREFEMSLSDGASDDDDEFPSTLPTDGSHSGSIRKGCDPLAQTQRSKLQHRRARINQQINKEMRMRTGAENLFRATTNNKVKETVALELSFVNSNLQLLKEELEELNSSMDVYQTDSEAVNVPMIPLGLKETKEVDVTVAIKDFICEHYGEDSFLYDKEIKELMELRQAMRTPSRNQAGLELLMEYYNQLYYLDQRFFSAQKNLGVHFHWYDSLTGVPSCQRALAFEKGSVLFNIGALYTQIGARQDRSATAGIDRAIDAFQRAAENFSNAPSLDMSSPSLCMLVRLMLAQVQECVFERITLTTQDTHFTSQLRLAQEAARVSDVYLLVQQTMTQPLMKDYVPFSWVSMVQVKSEHFRALSHYYAAVALCDHMLLAGGEEEEEEAEKAFLQCHASVPAGPQLSQVLRDPEKRRKLGKAHLRRAVIRHEEAMRVHSLCKILRKMDILQDVLSVTHKRSLDKYSELDREDDFDEIAEAPEIQSHTHQKPDIIPPNFSTVKVTDIFQRLGPLSVFCARARWGPMRVICLNKREGGLGLTLRGDSPVLVAGVVPGGWAEEAGLREGDYIVAVDGKDCKWAKHGEVVHMLKSCSDRGVEISVVTLHSHDTQQVERRAVMLSLCSDKENTRHRLLSGAKGQSSASLLNWNRKKKREGSTITKRLGSAFSLSFGSIRDTEAMY, encoded by the exons ATGGAGGAACCAGCGATAAG AGAGTTTGAGATGTCCCTGTCAGACGGTGCCTCTGACGACGACGACGAATTCCCGTCGACTTTACCCACAGATGGCAGCCACAGTGGGAGCATCCGCAAG GGCTGTGATCCTTTGGCTCAGACTCAGCGCAGTAAGCTGCAGCATCGGCGGGCTCGCATCAACCAGCAGATCAACAAGGAGATGCGTATGAGAACTGGAGCGGAGAACCTGTTCAG GGCGACAACCAACAACAAGGTGAAGGAGACGGTGGCTCTAGAGCTCAGCTTTGTCAACTCCAACCTGCAGCTCCTCAAAGAGGAGCTGGAGGAACTTAACAGCAGCATGGACGTCTACCAGACAGACAG TGAGGCTGTCAATGTTCCAATGATCCCACTTGGcttaaaagaaaccaaagaggTGGATGTCACTGTTGCTATCAAG GACTTCATATGTGAGCACTATGGGGAGGACAGCTTTCTCTATGACAAGGAAATCAAAGAGCTTATGGAACTTAGACAG GCCATGCGTACACCCAGTCGAAACCAGGCCGGTCTGGAGCTGCTAATGGAGTACTACAATCAGCTGTACTACCTGGATCAACGCTTCTTCTCTGCTCAGAAGAATCTGGGTGTTCATTTCCACTG GTATGACTCTTTGACTGGCGTTCCATCGTGTCAGCGTGCGCTGGCCTTCGAGAAGGGAAGTGTGTTGTTCAACATCGGAGCCCTGTACACGCAGATCGGAGCACGACAGGACCGCTCTGCAACAGCTGGCATAGACCGAGCTATAGATGCTTTTCAGCGTGCTGCAG AGAATTTTTCCAACGCTCCAAGTCTGGACATGAGTAGTCCATCACTCTGCATGCTGGTGCGGCTCATGCTTGCCCAGGTAcaggagtgtgtgtttgagcgcATCACCCTGACCACACAGGACACGCACTTTACCTCCCAGCTCCGGCTGGCACAGGAGGCTGCACGG GTGTCAGATGTTTACTTGTTAGTGCAGCAGACTATGACACAGCCTTTGATGAAGGACTACGTGCCATTTTCATGGGTGTCCATGGTTCAGGTAAAATCTGAACACTTCCGTGCTCTCTCCCACTACTACGCTGCTGTTGCACTCTGCGACCACATGT tgttggcaggaggggaggaagaggaggaggaagctgAGAAGGCTTTCCTTCAGTGCCATGCCAGTGTTCCTGCAGGGCCACAACTCAGCCAGGTTCTTCGAGATCCTGAAAAAAGACGAAAACTTG GTAAGGCCCACCTGCGGCGTGCTGTAATCAGACATGAGGAGGCCATGCGTGTCCACAGTCTGTGCAAGATCCTGAGAAAGATGGATATCCTGCAGGATgtgctctctgtcacacacaaacGTTCCCTGGACAAATACTCAGAACTGGACCGAGAGGACGACTTCGATGAAATTGCAGAGGCCCCAGAGATACAGT CTCATACCCACCAGAAACCAGACATCATTCCACCCAACTTCTCCACAGTCAAGGTTACTGATATCTTCCAAAGACTG GGTCCACTGTCAGTGTTCTGTGCGAGGGCTCGCTGGGGCCCGATGCGTGTGATCTGCCTGAATAAGAGAGAAGGAGGACTAGGGCTCACGCTCAGAGGAGACTCTCCTGTCCTGGTGGCTGGAGTGGTGCCTGGAGGCTGGGCAGAG GAGGCTGGACTGAGGGAAGGAGACTACATAGTAGCAGTAGATGGAAAGGACTGTAAGTGGGCCAAACATGGTGAGGTGGTCCACATGCTGAAGAGCTGCAGTGACAGAGGGGTGGAGATCAGTGTGGTCACATTACACTCACATGATACACAA caGGTGGAGAGGAGGGCAGTTATGCTGTCGCTGTGCAGCGACAAAGAAAACACTCGGCATCGTCTGCTGTCTGGGGCTAAAGGCCAGAGCTCCGCCTCTTTGCTGAACTggaacaggaagaaaaagagggaaGGCAGCACGATCACAAAAAGACTTGGAAGCGCTTTCAGTTTGTCGTTCGGAAGCATCCGAGACACTGAGGCCATGTACTAA
- the atpaf1 gene encoding ATP synthase mitochondrial F1 complex assembly factor 1 isoform X1 has translation MWDGNDGKMAAAMVQMSCLYRGMLAVRATGIRTLIPGLVPVQFRAFSVRKEPELEENPYYSKYQDKIQKLRSAKPQEYKTRLEKRHEAKKEVLGHSKQAEFVRFMEQELEKGDKMVAGDATSGGFTKNKTLGSILNLEMIKDKTGEEIAELWMKYYSTKDTVSAVIPTQIYEMIFSRSKSCPMFLYALPQKEGYEFFVGQWSRHELHFTSLINVQTLGENAPSQLILYHYPDLKEEKGIVLMTAEMDPKFITVHQAQCLANQVQLFYGTQRRETYRLVEVFNHHPAEFKHMSVIAELEQSGLGPANPSTGS, from the exons ATGTGGGACGGAAACGATGGAAAGATGGCGGCTGCAATGGTGCAAATGTCATGTTTGTACCGGGGGATGTTAGCGGTCAGGGCCACTGGCATCAGGACGCTGATCCCCGGGCTGGTCCCGGTCCAGTTCCGAGCCTTCTCGGTGCGGAAGGAGCCCGAGCTAGAGGAGAATCCGTACTACAGCAAGTACCAGGACAAGATCCAGAAACTGCGCAG TGCCAAACCACAGGAGTACAAGACCCGACTGGAGAAAAGGCATGAAGCCAAGAAGGAAGTGCTGGGACACTCGAAGCAGGCAGAGTTCGTCAGATTTATGGAGCAGGAG CTGGAAAAAGGGGACAAGATGGTAGCTGGTGACGCAACATCAGGAGGTTTTACAAAGAATAAG ACTTTGGGCTCCATCCTCAACTTGGAGATGATCAAGGACAAGACAGGCGAGGAGATTGCAGAG ctttGGATGAAGTATTATTCTACCAAGGATACAGTCAGCGCCGTCATCCCA ACACAGATCTATGAGATGATTTTCAGCAGATCAAAGTCCTGCCCAATG TTTCTTTACGCTTTGCCTCAGAAAGAGGGTTACGAGTTCTTTGTGGGTCAGTGGTCCCGACACGAGCTCCACTTCACCTCCCTCATCAACGTCCAG ACGCTGGGTGAGAATGCTCCCAGTCAGCTGATCCTATACCACTACCCAGACCTGAAGGAGGAGAAGGGCATCGTGCTCATGACAGCAGAGATGGATCCCAAGTTCATA ACCGTCCACCAGGCTCAGTGTTTGGCTAACCAGGTGCAGCTCTTCTACGGCACCCAGAGACGGGAGACTTACCGATTGGTGGAGGTATTTAACCATCACCCTGCAGAATTCAAGCACATGTCAGTCATAGCAGAGCTGGAGCAGAGCGGTTTGGGGCCTGCAAACCCTTCCACGGGTTCCTGA
- the rhpn1 gene encoding rhophilin-1 isoform X2, which translates to MEEPAIREFEMSLSDGASDDDDEFPSTLPTDGSHSGSIRKGCDPLAQTQRSKLQHRRARINQQINKEMRMRTGAENLFRATTNNKVKETVALELSFVNSNLQLLKEELEELNSSMDVYQTDSEAVNVPMIPLGLKETKEVDVTVAIKDFICEHYGEDSFLYDKEIKELMELRQAMRTPSRNQAGLELLMEYYNQLYYLDQRFFSAQKNLGVHFHWYDSLTGVPSCQRALAFEKGSVLFNIGALYTQIGARQDRSATAGIDRAIDAFQRAAGAFNYLKENFSNAPSLDMSSPSLCMLVRLMLAQVQECVFERITLTTQDTHFTSQLRLAQEAARVSDVYLLVQQTMTQPLMKDYVPFSWVSMVQVKSEHFRALSHYYAAVALCDHMLLAGGEEEEEEAEKAFLQCHASVPAGPQLSQVLRDPEKRRKLGKAHLRRAVIRHEEAMRVHSLCKILRKMDILQDVLSVTHKRSLDKYSELDREDDFDEIAEAPEIQSHTHQKPDIIPPNFSTVKVTDIFQRLGPLSVFCARARWGPMRVICLNKREGGLGLTLRGDSPVLVAGVVPGGWAEEAGLREGDYIVAVDGKDCKWAKHGEVVHMLKSCSDRGVEISVVTLHSHDTQVERRAVMLSLCSDKENTRHRLLSGAKGQSSASLLNWNRKKKREGSTITKRLGSAFSLSFGSIRDTEAMY; encoded by the exons ATGGAGGAACCAGCGATAAG AGAGTTTGAGATGTCCCTGTCAGACGGTGCCTCTGACGACGACGACGAATTCCCGTCGACTTTACCCACAGATGGCAGCCACAGTGGGAGCATCCGCAAG GGCTGTGATCCTTTGGCTCAGACTCAGCGCAGTAAGCTGCAGCATCGGCGGGCTCGCATCAACCAGCAGATCAACAAGGAGATGCGTATGAGAACTGGAGCGGAGAACCTGTTCAG GGCGACAACCAACAACAAGGTGAAGGAGACGGTGGCTCTAGAGCTCAGCTTTGTCAACTCCAACCTGCAGCTCCTCAAAGAGGAGCTGGAGGAACTTAACAGCAGCATGGACGTCTACCAGACAGACAG TGAGGCTGTCAATGTTCCAATGATCCCACTTGGcttaaaagaaaccaaagaggTGGATGTCACTGTTGCTATCAAG GACTTCATATGTGAGCACTATGGGGAGGACAGCTTTCTCTATGACAAGGAAATCAAAGAGCTTATGGAACTTAGACAG GCCATGCGTACACCCAGTCGAAACCAGGCCGGTCTGGAGCTGCTAATGGAGTACTACAATCAGCTGTACTACCTGGATCAACGCTTCTTCTCTGCTCAGAAGAATCTGGGTGTTCATTTCCACTG GTATGACTCTTTGACTGGCGTTCCATCGTGTCAGCGTGCGCTGGCCTTCGAGAAGGGAAGTGTGTTGTTCAACATCGGAGCCCTGTACACGCAGATCGGAGCACGACAGGACCGCTCTGCAACAGCTGGCATAGACCGAGCTATAGATGCTTTTCAGCGTGCTGCAG GTGCATTTAATTATCTTAAAGAGAATTTTTCCAACGCTCCAAGTCTGGACATGAGTAGTCCATCACTCTGCATGCTGGTGCGGCTCATGCTTGCCCAGGTAcaggagtgtgtgtttgagcgcATCACCCTGACCACACAGGACACGCACTTTACCTCCCAGCTCCGGCTGGCACAGGAGGCTGCACGG GTGTCAGATGTTTACTTGTTAGTGCAGCAGACTATGACACAGCCTTTGATGAAGGACTACGTGCCATTTTCATGGGTGTCCATGGTTCAGGTAAAATCTGAACACTTCCGTGCTCTCTCCCACTACTACGCTGCTGTTGCACTCTGCGACCACATGT tgttggcaggaggggaggaagaggaggaggaagctgAGAAGGCTTTCCTTCAGTGCCATGCCAGTGTTCCTGCAGGGCCACAACTCAGCCAGGTTCTTCGAGATCCTGAAAAAAGACGAAAACTTG GTAAGGCCCACCTGCGGCGTGCTGTAATCAGACATGAGGAGGCCATGCGTGTCCACAGTCTGTGCAAGATCCTGAGAAAGATGGATATCCTGCAGGATgtgctctctgtcacacacaaacGTTCCCTGGACAAATACTCAGAACTGGACCGAGAGGACGACTTCGATGAAATTGCAGAGGCCCCAGAGATACAGT CTCATACCCACCAGAAACCAGACATCATTCCACCCAACTTCTCCACAGTCAAGGTTACTGATATCTTCCAAAGACTG GGTCCACTGTCAGTGTTCTGTGCGAGGGCTCGCTGGGGCCCGATGCGTGTGATCTGCCTGAATAAGAGAGAAGGAGGACTAGGGCTCACGCTCAGAGGAGACTCTCCTGTCCTGGTGGCTGGAGTGGTGCCTGGAGGCTGGGCAGAG GAGGCTGGACTGAGGGAAGGAGACTACATAGTAGCAGTAGATGGAAAGGACTGTAAGTGGGCCAAACATGGTGAGGTGGTCCACATGCTGAAGAGCTGCAGTGACAGAGGGGTGGAGATCAGTGTGGTCACATTACACTCACATGATACACAA GTGGAGAGGAGGGCAGTTATGCTGTCGCTGTGCAGCGACAAAGAAAACACTCGGCATCGTCTGCTGTCTGGGGCTAAAGGCCAGAGCTCCGCCTCTTTGCTGAACTggaacaggaagaaaaagagggaaGGCAGCACGATCACAAAAAGACTTGGAAGCGCTTTCAGTTTGTCGTTCGGAAGCATCCGAGACACTGAGGCCATGTACTAA
- the rhpn1 gene encoding rhophilin-1 isoform X4, with protein MSLSDGASDDDDEFPSTLPTDGSHSGSIRKGCDPLAQTQRSKLQHRRARINQQINKEMRMRTGAENLFRATTNNKVKETVALELSFVNSNLQLLKEELEELNSSMDVYQTDSEAVNVPMIPLGLKETKEVDVTVAIKDFICEHYGEDSFLYDKEIKELMELRQAMRTPSRNQAGLELLMEYYNQLYYLDQRFFSAQKNLGVHFHWYDSLTGVPSCQRALAFEKGSVLFNIGALYTQIGARQDRSATAGIDRAIDAFQRAAGAFNYLKENFSNAPSLDMSSPSLCMLVRLMLAQVQECVFERITLTTQDTHFTSQLRLAQEAARVSDVYLLVQQTMTQPLMKDYVPFSWVSMVQVKSEHFRALSHYYAAVALCDHMLLAGGEEEEEEAEKAFLQCHASVPAGPQLSQVLRDPEKRRKLGKAHLRRAVIRHEEAMRVHSLCKILRKMDILQDVLSVTHKRSLDKYSELDREDDFDEIAEAPEIQSHTHQKPDIIPPNFSTVKVTDIFQRLGPLSVFCARARWGPMRVICLNKREGGLGLTLRGDSPVLVAGVVPGGWAEEAGLREGDYIVAVDGKDCKWAKHGEVVHMLKSCSDRGVEISVVTLHSHDTQQVERRAVMLSLCSDKENTRHRLLSGAKGQSSASLLNWNRKKKREGSTITKRLGSAFSLSFGSIRDTEAMY; from the exons ATGTCCCTGTCAGACGGTGCCTCTGACGACGACGACGAATTCCCGTCGACTTTACCCACAGATGGCAGCCACAGTGGGAGCATCCGCAAG GGCTGTGATCCTTTGGCTCAGACTCAGCGCAGTAAGCTGCAGCATCGGCGGGCTCGCATCAACCAGCAGATCAACAAGGAGATGCGTATGAGAACTGGAGCGGAGAACCTGTTCAG GGCGACAACCAACAACAAGGTGAAGGAGACGGTGGCTCTAGAGCTCAGCTTTGTCAACTCCAACCTGCAGCTCCTCAAAGAGGAGCTGGAGGAACTTAACAGCAGCATGGACGTCTACCAGACAGACAG TGAGGCTGTCAATGTTCCAATGATCCCACTTGGcttaaaagaaaccaaagaggTGGATGTCACTGTTGCTATCAAG GACTTCATATGTGAGCACTATGGGGAGGACAGCTTTCTCTATGACAAGGAAATCAAAGAGCTTATGGAACTTAGACAG GCCATGCGTACACCCAGTCGAAACCAGGCCGGTCTGGAGCTGCTAATGGAGTACTACAATCAGCTGTACTACCTGGATCAACGCTTCTTCTCTGCTCAGAAGAATCTGGGTGTTCATTTCCACTG GTATGACTCTTTGACTGGCGTTCCATCGTGTCAGCGTGCGCTGGCCTTCGAGAAGGGAAGTGTGTTGTTCAACATCGGAGCCCTGTACACGCAGATCGGAGCACGACAGGACCGCTCTGCAACAGCTGGCATAGACCGAGCTATAGATGCTTTTCAGCGTGCTGCAG GTGCATTTAATTATCTTAAAGAGAATTTTTCCAACGCTCCAAGTCTGGACATGAGTAGTCCATCACTCTGCATGCTGGTGCGGCTCATGCTTGCCCAGGTAcaggagtgtgtgtttgagcgcATCACCCTGACCACACAGGACACGCACTTTACCTCCCAGCTCCGGCTGGCACAGGAGGCTGCACGG GTGTCAGATGTTTACTTGTTAGTGCAGCAGACTATGACACAGCCTTTGATGAAGGACTACGTGCCATTTTCATGGGTGTCCATGGTTCAGGTAAAATCTGAACACTTCCGTGCTCTCTCCCACTACTACGCTGCTGTTGCACTCTGCGACCACATGT tgttggcaggaggggaggaagaggaggaggaagctgAGAAGGCTTTCCTTCAGTGCCATGCCAGTGTTCCTGCAGGGCCACAACTCAGCCAGGTTCTTCGAGATCCTGAAAAAAGACGAAAACTTG GTAAGGCCCACCTGCGGCGTGCTGTAATCAGACATGAGGAGGCCATGCGTGTCCACAGTCTGTGCAAGATCCTGAGAAAGATGGATATCCTGCAGGATgtgctctctgtcacacacaaacGTTCCCTGGACAAATACTCAGAACTGGACCGAGAGGACGACTTCGATGAAATTGCAGAGGCCCCAGAGATACAGT CTCATACCCACCAGAAACCAGACATCATTCCACCCAACTTCTCCACAGTCAAGGTTACTGATATCTTCCAAAGACTG GGTCCACTGTCAGTGTTCTGTGCGAGGGCTCGCTGGGGCCCGATGCGTGTGATCTGCCTGAATAAGAGAGAAGGAGGACTAGGGCTCACGCTCAGAGGAGACTCTCCTGTCCTGGTGGCTGGAGTGGTGCCTGGAGGCTGGGCAGAG GAGGCTGGACTGAGGGAAGGAGACTACATAGTAGCAGTAGATGGAAAGGACTGTAAGTGGGCCAAACATGGTGAGGTGGTCCACATGCTGAAGAGCTGCAGTGACAGAGGGGTGGAGATCAGTGTGGTCACATTACACTCACATGATACACAA caGGTGGAGAGGAGGGCAGTTATGCTGTCGCTGTGCAGCGACAAAGAAAACACTCGGCATCGTCTGCTGTCTGGGGCTAAAGGCCAGAGCTCCGCCTCTTTGCTGAACTggaacaggaagaaaaagagggaaGGCAGCACGATCACAAAAAGACTTGGAAGCGCTTTCAGTTTGTCGTTCGGAAGCATCCGAGACACTGAGGCCATGTACTAA
- the rhpn1 gene encoding rhophilin-1 isoform X1, which produces MEEPAIREFEMSLSDGASDDDDEFPSTLPTDGSHSGSIRKGCDPLAQTQRSKLQHRRARINQQINKEMRMRTGAENLFRATTNNKVKETVALELSFVNSNLQLLKEELEELNSSMDVYQTDSEAVNVPMIPLGLKETKEVDVTVAIKDFICEHYGEDSFLYDKEIKELMELRQAMRTPSRNQAGLELLMEYYNQLYYLDQRFFSAQKNLGVHFHWYDSLTGVPSCQRALAFEKGSVLFNIGALYTQIGARQDRSATAGIDRAIDAFQRAAGAFNYLKENFSNAPSLDMSSPSLCMLVRLMLAQVQECVFERITLTTQDTHFTSQLRLAQEAARVSDVYLLVQQTMTQPLMKDYVPFSWVSMVQVKSEHFRALSHYYAAVALCDHMLLAGGEEEEEEAEKAFLQCHASVPAGPQLSQVLRDPEKRRKLGKAHLRRAVIRHEEAMRVHSLCKILRKMDILQDVLSVTHKRSLDKYSELDREDDFDEIAEAPEIQSHTHQKPDIIPPNFSTVKVTDIFQRLGPLSVFCARARWGPMRVICLNKREGGLGLTLRGDSPVLVAGVVPGGWAEEAGLREGDYIVAVDGKDCKWAKHGEVVHMLKSCSDRGVEISVVTLHSHDTQQVERRAVMLSLCSDKENTRHRLLSGAKGQSSASLLNWNRKKKREGSTITKRLGSAFSLSFGSIRDTEAMY; this is translated from the exons ATGGAGGAACCAGCGATAAG AGAGTTTGAGATGTCCCTGTCAGACGGTGCCTCTGACGACGACGACGAATTCCCGTCGACTTTACCCACAGATGGCAGCCACAGTGGGAGCATCCGCAAG GGCTGTGATCCTTTGGCTCAGACTCAGCGCAGTAAGCTGCAGCATCGGCGGGCTCGCATCAACCAGCAGATCAACAAGGAGATGCGTATGAGAACTGGAGCGGAGAACCTGTTCAG GGCGACAACCAACAACAAGGTGAAGGAGACGGTGGCTCTAGAGCTCAGCTTTGTCAACTCCAACCTGCAGCTCCTCAAAGAGGAGCTGGAGGAACTTAACAGCAGCATGGACGTCTACCAGACAGACAG TGAGGCTGTCAATGTTCCAATGATCCCACTTGGcttaaaagaaaccaaagaggTGGATGTCACTGTTGCTATCAAG GACTTCATATGTGAGCACTATGGGGAGGACAGCTTTCTCTATGACAAGGAAATCAAAGAGCTTATGGAACTTAGACAG GCCATGCGTACACCCAGTCGAAACCAGGCCGGTCTGGAGCTGCTAATGGAGTACTACAATCAGCTGTACTACCTGGATCAACGCTTCTTCTCTGCTCAGAAGAATCTGGGTGTTCATTTCCACTG GTATGACTCTTTGACTGGCGTTCCATCGTGTCAGCGTGCGCTGGCCTTCGAGAAGGGAAGTGTGTTGTTCAACATCGGAGCCCTGTACACGCAGATCGGAGCACGACAGGACCGCTCTGCAACAGCTGGCATAGACCGAGCTATAGATGCTTTTCAGCGTGCTGCAG GTGCATTTAATTATCTTAAAGAGAATTTTTCCAACGCTCCAAGTCTGGACATGAGTAGTCCATCACTCTGCATGCTGGTGCGGCTCATGCTTGCCCAGGTAcaggagtgtgtgtttgagcgcATCACCCTGACCACACAGGACACGCACTTTACCTCCCAGCTCCGGCTGGCACAGGAGGCTGCACGG GTGTCAGATGTTTACTTGTTAGTGCAGCAGACTATGACACAGCCTTTGATGAAGGACTACGTGCCATTTTCATGGGTGTCCATGGTTCAGGTAAAATCTGAACACTTCCGTGCTCTCTCCCACTACTACGCTGCTGTTGCACTCTGCGACCACATGT tgttggcaggaggggaggaagaggaggaggaagctgAGAAGGCTTTCCTTCAGTGCCATGCCAGTGTTCCTGCAGGGCCACAACTCAGCCAGGTTCTTCGAGATCCTGAAAAAAGACGAAAACTTG GTAAGGCCCACCTGCGGCGTGCTGTAATCAGACATGAGGAGGCCATGCGTGTCCACAGTCTGTGCAAGATCCTGAGAAAGATGGATATCCTGCAGGATgtgctctctgtcacacacaaacGTTCCCTGGACAAATACTCAGAACTGGACCGAGAGGACGACTTCGATGAAATTGCAGAGGCCCCAGAGATACAGT CTCATACCCACCAGAAACCAGACATCATTCCACCCAACTTCTCCACAGTCAAGGTTACTGATATCTTCCAAAGACTG GGTCCACTGTCAGTGTTCTGTGCGAGGGCTCGCTGGGGCCCGATGCGTGTGATCTGCCTGAATAAGAGAGAAGGAGGACTAGGGCTCACGCTCAGAGGAGACTCTCCTGTCCTGGTGGCTGGAGTGGTGCCTGGAGGCTGGGCAGAG GAGGCTGGACTGAGGGAAGGAGACTACATAGTAGCAGTAGATGGAAAGGACTGTAAGTGGGCCAAACATGGTGAGGTGGTCCACATGCTGAAGAGCTGCAGTGACAGAGGGGTGGAGATCAGTGTGGTCACATTACACTCACATGATACACAA caGGTGGAGAGGAGGGCAGTTATGCTGTCGCTGTGCAGCGACAAAGAAAACACTCGGCATCGTCTGCTGTCTGGGGCTAAAGGCCAGAGCTCCGCCTCTTTGCTGAACTggaacaggaagaaaaagagggaaGGCAGCACGATCACAAAAAGACTTGGAAGCGCTTTCAGTTTGTCGTTCGGAAGCATCCGAGACACTGAGGCCATGTACTAA